Proteins co-encoded in one Azospirillum humicireducens genomic window:
- a CDS encoding DJ-1/PfpI family protein yields MDQSLAGKSIAILVSNGFEEAEMTEPQRALIKTGATLRTISTETGLVNGWHGKSWGHYFPVDKHLSEALGADFDMLLLPGGERSVAKLQQSAHTRRIVGHFLDAGKPIAAIDQGIQLLAIPGKLRGRLLAAPEAYRADLTAAGGRISDEALVVDDITVSALGQDQLNEFVEAVVKLFTELGSVRKAA; encoded by the coding sequence ATGGATCAATCGCTCGCAGGAAAGTCCATCGCCATCCTCGTCTCCAACGGCTTCGAAGAAGCGGAGATGACCGAGCCGCAACGCGCGCTGATCAAGACCGGCGCCACCCTGCGCACCATCTCCACCGAGACGGGTCTGGTCAACGGCTGGCACGGCAAGTCCTGGGGCCATTACTTCCCGGTGGACAAGCATCTGAGCGAGGCGCTGGGCGCCGACTTCGACATGCTGCTGCTGCCGGGCGGTGAGCGCAGCGTCGCGAAGCTGCAGCAGTCGGCCCACACCCGCCGCATCGTCGGCCATTTCCTGGATGCCGGCAAGCCGATCGCCGCCATCGACCAGGGCATTCAGCTGCTCGCCATCCCCGGCAAGCTGCGCGGCCGCCTGCTGGCCGCTCCGGAGGCCTACCGCGCCGACCTGACCGCCGCCGGCGGCCGGATCAGCGACGAGGCTCTGGTCGTCGACGACATCACGGTCTCGGCGCTGGGCCAGGACCAGCTGAACGAGTTCGTCGAAGCCGTGGTGAAGCTGTTCACCGAGCTGGGTTCCGTTCGCAAGGCCGCCTGA
- the aceA gene encoding isocitrate lyase, giving the protein MSLDEKTKAAIHAARYEGIRRDYTMDDVKRLSGSVKIEYTLAELGARRMWELLNTEPYINTLGALTGNQAMQAVKAGLKAIYLSGWQVAGDANTAGQMYPDQSLYPVNSVPAVVERINNAFKRADEIQTSEGKGDTYWFAPIIADAEAGFGGPLNAFELMKSMIKAGAAGVHWEDQLASEKKCGHLGGKVLIPTQQHIRTLNAARLAADVCGTSTLVIARTDAESAQLITSDVDERDHPFIDFDAGRTSEGFFRLKKGVGVEHCIARGLSYAPYSDLMWWETSKPNLDEARRFAEAVHKQFPGKMLAYNCSPSFNWRANLDEATIAKYQRELGAMGYKFQFVTLAGFHSLNYSAFTLAKGYAERGMAAYSELQQAEFAAEKDGYTATKHQREVGTGYFDAVATAISGGTSSTTAYKDSTEADQFH; this is encoded by the coding sequence ATGTCGCTCGACGAAAAGACCAAGGCCGCCATCCACGCCGCCCGCTACGAGGGCATCCGCCGCGACTACACCATGGACGACGTCAAGCGTCTGAGCGGCTCGGTCAAGATCGAGTACACGCTGGCCGAGCTGGGCGCGCGCCGGATGTGGGAACTGCTGAACACCGAGCCCTACATCAACACGCTGGGCGCGCTGACCGGCAACCAGGCGATGCAGGCGGTCAAGGCCGGCCTGAAGGCCATCTACCTGTCGGGCTGGCAGGTCGCCGGCGACGCCAACACGGCCGGCCAGATGTATCCGGACCAGAGCCTGTATCCGGTCAACTCGGTCCCGGCGGTGGTCGAGCGCATCAACAACGCCTTCAAGCGCGCCGACGAGATCCAGACCTCCGAGGGCAAGGGCGACACCTACTGGTTCGCGCCGATCATCGCGGATGCCGAGGCCGGCTTCGGCGGCCCGCTGAACGCCTTCGAGCTGATGAAGTCGATGATCAAGGCCGGTGCCGCCGGCGTGCACTGGGAAGACCAGCTGGCTTCGGAAAAGAAGTGCGGCCATCTCGGCGGCAAGGTTCTGATCCCGACGCAGCAGCACATCCGCACGCTGAACGCCGCCCGTCTGGCCGCCGACGTCTGCGGCACCTCGACCCTGGTGATCGCCCGCACCGACGCCGAGTCGGCGCAGCTCATCACCTCGGATGTCGATGAGCGCGACCATCCCTTCATCGACTTCGACGCCGGCCGTACGTCGGAAGGCTTCTTCCGCCTGAAGAAGGGCGTTGGCGTCGAACATTGCATCGCCCGCGGCCTGTCCTACGCGCCCTACTCGGACCTGATGTGGTGGGAGACCTCCAAGCCGAACCTGGACGAAGCCCGCCGCTTCGCCGAGGCCGTGCACAAGCAGTTCCCGGGCAAGATGCTGGCCTACAACTGCTCGCCCTCCTTCAACTGGCGCGCCAACCTGGACGAGGCGACCATCGCCAAGTACCAGCGCGAGCTGGGCGCCATGGGCTACAAGTTCCAGTTCGTCACGCTGGCCGGCTTCCACAGCCTGAACTACTCGGCCTTCACCCTCGCCAAGGGCTACGCCGAGCGCGGCATGGCCGCCTACTCCGAACTGCAGCAGGCCGAGTTCGCGGCCGAGAAGGACGGTTACACCGCCACCAAGCACCAGCGCGAAGTCGGCACCGGCTACTTCGACGCGGTCGCCACGGCGATCTCCGGCGGCACCTCCTCGACCACCGCGTACAAGGACTCCACCGAGGCTGACCAGTTCCATTGA
- a CDS encoding hydrogen peroxide-inducible genes activator: MKPLPTLRQLRYLVAVVDRCHFGQAAEACLVSQSTLSAGLQELEDLLGATLVERTRRSVLPTPLGREIAERARQLLKGAEELVEITRSAADPMSGALHLGVIPTIGPFLIPRVMPALREAFPRLRLYLREDQTARLLGQLNAGKLDAALLALPYPMGDLETEDIAEDRFSFVCPAGHRLDGSDPTQAVTVPSEDLLLLEDGHCLRDHAMAACALDATPHNTAFQGTSLHTLVQMVANGLGVTLLPQMAVDSGILRGLDLAVHPLAGDRPGRRIALAWRRTSGRKETFQRLAEALRAEMTRNDG; encoded by the coding sequence ATGAAGCCGCTCCCCACCCTGCGCCAGCTCCGCTATCTCGTCGCCGTCGTCGACCGCTGCCATTTCGGGCAGGCGGCGGAGGCCTGCCTCGTCAGCCAATCCACGCTCAGCGCCGGCCTGCAGGAACTGGAAGACCTGCTGGGCGCCACGCTGGTGGAGCGCACGCGCCGTTCTGTGCTGCCGACCCCGCTCGGCCGCGAAATCGCGGAACGGGCGCGCCAGCTGCTGAAGGGGGCGGAGGAGCTGGTGGAGATCACCCGCTCCGCCGCCGACCCGATGTCCGGGGCGCTCCATCTGGGGGTGATCCCCACCATCGGCCCCTTCCTGATCCCCCGCGTGATGCCGGCCCTGCGCGAGGCCTTCCCGCGCCTGCGCCTCTACCTGCGCGAGGACCAGACGGCACGCCTGCTCGGCCAGCTGAATGCCGGCAAGCTCGATGCGGCCTTGCTGGCCTTGCCCTATCCGATGGGCGACCTGGAGACGGAGGACATCGCGGAGGACCGCTTCTCCTTCGTCTGCCCCGCCGGCCACCGGCTGGACGGCAGCGACCCGACACAGGCCGTGACGGTGCCGTCCGAGGATCTGCTGCTGCTTGAGGACGGGCATTGCCTGCGCGACCACGCCATGGCCGCCTGCGCGCTGGACGCCACGCCGCACAACACCGCCTTCCAGGGCACCAGTCTGCACACGCTGGTTCAGATGGTCGCGAACGGGCTGGGGGTGACGCTGCTGCCGCAGATGGCGGTCGATTCGGGCATCCTGCGCGGGCTCGATCTGGCGGTGCATCCGCTGGCCGGCGACCGCCCCGGCCGCCGAATCGCTCTGGCCTGGCGCCGCACCTCCGGCCGGAAGGAGACCTTCCAGCGGCTGGCCGAAGCGCTGCGGGCGGAGATGACGCGCAACGACGGCTGA
- the ahpF gene encoding alkyl hydroperoxide reductase subunit F, translating into MLDANLKTQLKAYLERITHPIVLVASLDDGAKSQEMRGLLEDIASLSDRISLDLNGHDSRKPSFAINRVGSDYGVTFAGLPMGHEFNSLVLALLQVGGHPSKESEELLEQIRNLDGDFRFETYFSLTCQNCPDVVQALNLMSALNPRIKHVAIDGALFQQEVEQRQVMAVPTVFLNGEPFAQGRMDVAQIVAKLDTGAVARAAEKIKTKAPFEVLVIGGGPAGAAAAIYAARKGIRTGVAAERFGGQVLDTMAIENFISVSHTEGPKLAAALEQHVKDYEVDVMNLQTATALVPASQEGGLIEVKLASGASLKSRTVVLSTGARWRSMNVPGEAEYRNKGVAYCPHCDGPLFKGKRVAVIGGGNSGVEAAIDLAGIVSHVTLIEFDSQLRADAVLQRKLHSLPNVTVIVSAQTTEVHGDGSKVVGLSYKDRNGGELKRIDLEGIFVQIGLVPNTEWLKGTLALTPRGEIEVDNRGQTSLPGVFAAGDATTVPFKQIIIAMGEGAKAALAAFDHLIRTVPAEEAAPATIAAE; encoded by the coding sequence ATGCTGGACGCCAATCTGAAGACGCAGTTGAAGGCCTATCTGGAGCGCATCACCCACCCCATCGTCCTGGTCGCCTCGCTGGACGACGGCGCCAAGTCGCAGGAGATGCGGGGTCTGCTGGAGGACATCGCCTCGCTGTCCGACAGGATTTCGCTGGACCTGAACGGACATGACAGCCGCAAGCCGTCCTTCGCGATCAACCGGGTCGGCAGCGATTACGGCGTCACCTTCGCCGGTCTGCCGATGGGGCATGAGTTCAATTCGCTGGTGCTGGCGCTGCTCCAGGTCGGCGGCCACCCGTCGAAGGAATCCGAGGAGCTGCTGGAGCAGATCCGCAACCTCGACGGCGACTTCCGCTTCGAGACCTATTTCTCTCTGACCTGCCAGAACTGCCCGGACGTCGTCCAGGCCCTGAACCTGATGAGCGCGCTGAACCCGCGGATCAAGCATGTCGCCATCGACGGCGCGCTGTTCCAGCAGGAGGTCGAGCAGCGGCAGGTGATGGCCGTGCCCACCGTCTTCCTCAATGGCGAGCCCTTCGCCCAGGGCCGGATGGACGTGGCGCAGATCGTCGCGAAGCTGGACACCGGCGCCGTCGCCCGCGCCGCCGAGAAGATCAAGACCAAGGCCCCGTTCGAGGTGCTGGTGATCGGCGGCGGCCCCGCCGGCGCCGCGGCCGCCATCTACGCCGCCCGCAAGGGCATCCGCACCGGCGTGGCGGCCGAGCGGTTCGGCGGTCAGGTGCTCGACACCATGGCGATCGAGAACTTCATCTCGGTCTCGCACACCGAAGGGCCGAAGCTGGCCGCGGCGCTGGAACAGCACGTCAAGGACTATGAGGTCGACGTGATGAACCTGCAGACCGCCACCGCCCTGGTGCCGGCGTCGCAGGAAGGCGGGCTGATCGAGGTGAAGCTGGCCAGCGGCGCCTCGCTGAAGTCCCGCACGGTGGTGCTGTCGACCGGCGCCCGCTGGCGCTCGATGAATGTTCCGGGCGAGGCGGAATACCGCAACAAGGGTGTGGCCTACTGCCCGCACTGCGACGGCCCGCTGTTCAAGGGCAAGCGCGTGGCGGTGATCGGCGGCGGCAACTCCGGTGTGGAAGCGGCCATCGACCTCGCCGGCATCGTCTCGCACGTCACGCTGATCGAGTTCGACAGCCAGCTGCGCGCCGACGCGGTGCTGCAGCGCAAGCTGCACAGCCTGCCGAATGTCACCGTCATCGTCTCGGCCCAGACCACCGAGGTTCATGGCGACGGCAGCAAGGTCGTCGGGCTGTCCTACAAGGACCGCAACGGTGGCGAGCTGAAGCGGATCGATCTGGAAGGCATCTTCGTGCAGATCGGCCTGGTGCCGAACACCGAATGGCTGAAGGGCACGCTGGCGCTGACCCCGCGCGGCGAGATCGAGGTGGACAACCGCGGCCAGACCTCGCTGCCCGGCGTCTTCGCCGCCGGTGATGCGACGACGGTGCCGTTCAAGCAGATCATCATCGCCATGGGCGAAGGCGCCAAGGCCGCGCTGGCCGCCTTCGACCACCTGATCCGCACGGTGCCGGCCGAGGAAGCCGCCCCGGCCACCATCGCGGCGGAGTGA
- the ahpC gene encoding alkyl hydroperoxide reductase subunit C, whose protein sequence is MSLINSEIKPFAAKAYKNGKFIDVTDADLKGKWSVVFFYPADFTFVCPTELEDLADNYAEFQKLGVEIYSVSTDTHFCHKAWHDTSPAIGKINYTMLADPTLAISRNFEVLIEEAGLADRGTFVVDPDGKIQIVEITAGGVGRDAKELLRKVKAAQYVAAHPGEVCPAKWQEGEKTLAPSLDLVGKI, encoded by the coding sequence ATGTCTTTGATCAACAGCGAGATTAAGCCCTTCGCCGCCAAGGCCTACAAGAATGGCAAGTTCATCGACGTGACCGACGCCGACCTGAAGGGCAAGTGGTCGGTCGTGTTCTTCTACCCGGCCGACTTCACCTTCGTCTGCCCGACGGAGCTGGAAGACCTGGCCGACAACTACGCCGAGTTCCAGAAGCTGGGCGTCGAGATCTACAGCGTCTCGACCGACACCCACTTCTGCCACAAGGCCTGGCACGACACCTCGCCGGCCATCGGCAAGATCAACTACACCATGCTGGCCGATCCGACGCTGGCGATCAGCCGCAACTTCGAGGTCCTGATCGAGGAAGCCGGCCTGGCCGACCGCGGCACCTTCGTCGTCGATCCGGACGGCAAGATCCAGATCGTCGAGATCACCGCCGGCGGCGTCGGCCGCGACGCCAAGGAGCTGCTGCGCAAGGTCAAGGCCGCCCAGTATGTCGCCGCCCACCCGGGCGAGGTCTGCCCGGCCAAGTGGCAGGAAGGCGAGAAGACCCTCGCCCCGTCGCTCGACCTCGTCGGCAAGATCTAA
- a CDS encoding helix-turn-helix domain-containing protein produces MEKKAMLGPKVRRLRRDHGLTQAQMAEQLGISPSYLNLIEHNQRPVTVPLLLKLGHQFGVDLQAFAEDEESRLVAGLREVFADPLFNGSDIKNQDFRELAAVAPTLGQAVVALYRGFRGARDDLQALAERVADREKLHLVQSAGFPQDEVRDLFQAHSNHFPDLEAAAESLWQDGKLERGDLYRGLVDWLNTQHSVRVRLLPSEVMGYAVRRFDRHSRRILLSEMLAPSGRTFQLACQIALLRHRDLLNGIVESANLSGDEARRLARIGLANYFAAAVLMPYARFHEAATQLRYDIEILRRRFDASFEQVCHRLTTLHRSGAKGVPFFFMRVDSAGNVSKRFSGAGFHFARFGGGCPRWIVYEAFRTPGKIHSQMAEMPDGTAYFSIARTVVKAGGGHRSPPQQFAVALGCDVQHAAQVTYADGFDLSNTDAATPIGVNCRLCPRLDCSQRAFPPLNHRLIVDENLRGLSPYLFAPPSAE; encoded by the coding sequence ATGGAAAAGAAGGCGATGCTGGGTCCGAAGGTCCGCCGCCTGCGCCGCGACCACGGCCTGACCCAGGCCCAGATGGCGGAGCAGCTGGGCATCTCCCCCAGCTATCTGAACCTGATCGAGCACAACCAGCGTCCCGTCACCGTGCCGCTGCTGCTGAAGCTGGGCCACCAGTTCGGTGTCGATCTGCAGGCCTTCGCCGAGGATGAGGAAAGCCGGCTGGTGGCCGGCCTGCGCGAGGTGTTCGCCGATCCGCTGTTCAACGGCTCCGACATCAAGAACCAGGATTTCCGCGAACTGGCGGCGGTGGCGCCGACGCTGGGGCAGGCGGTGGTGGCGCTCTATCGCGGCTTCCGCGGGGCGCGCGACGATCTCCAGGCGCTGGCGGAGCGGGTGGCCGACCGCGAGAAGCTGCATCTGGTGCAGAGCGCCGGCTTTCCGCAGGACGAGGTGCGCGACCTGTTCCAGGCCCATTCCAACCATTTCCCCGACCTGGAGGCGGCGGCCGAAAGCCTGTGGCAGGACGGCAAGCTGGAGCGCGGCGACCTCTATCGCGGGCTGGTCGACTGGCTGAACACCCAGCACAGCGTGCGCGTCCGCCTGCTGCCGTCGGAGGTGATGGGCTATGCCGTGCGCCGCTTCGACCGCCACAGCCGGCGCATCCTGCTGTCGGAGATGCTGGCCCCCTCGGGCCGCACCTTCCAGCTGGCCTGCCAGATCGCGCTGCTGCGCCACCGCGACCTGCTGAACGGCATCGTCGAGTCCGCCAACCTGTCGGGCGACGAGGCGCGGCGGCTGGCCCGCATCGGGCTGGCCAATTACTTCGCCGCGGCGGTGCTGATGCCCTATGCCCGCTTCCACGAGGCGGCGACCCAGCTGCGCTACGACATCGAAATCCTGCGGCGGCGCTTCGATGCGTCCTTCGAGCAGGTCTGCCACCGGCTGACCACCCTGCACCGGTCGGGGGCCAAGGGCGTGCCCTTCTTCTTCATGCGGGTGGACAGCGCCGGCAACGTGTCCAAGCGCTTTTCGGGGGCCGGCTTCCATTTCGCCCGCTTCGGCGGCGGCTGCCCGCGCTGGATCGTCTACGAGGCCTTCCGCACGCCGGGCAAGATCCACAGCCAGATGGCGGAGATGCCGGACGGCACCGCCTATTTCTCCATCGCCCGCACGGTGGTGAAGGCCGGCGGCGGCCACCGCAGCCCGCCGCAGCAATTCGCCGTGGCGCTGGGCTGTGATGTCCAGCATGCGGCTCAAGTCACCTATGCGGATGGGTTCGACCTGTCCAACACCGACGCGGCGACGCCGATCGGGGTGAATTGCCGGCTCTGCCCGCGTCTCGACTGCTCGCAGCGGGCGTTTCCGCCGCTGAATCATCGGCTTATCGTCGACGAGAACCTGCGCGGCCTGTCGCCCTACCTGTTCGCCCCGCCCAGCGCGGAGTAA
- a CDS encoding MCP four helix bundle domain-containing protein, producing the protein MAGAFGLFTLSRLEILNNAAETMRSRSLPATQLAAQLTSAAQSHRIAEAAYALATNEMQVNQAEKGWTEAVAEVTARRQDAGTRFAAGEGAARLAAFDEAWTAYAAAADRVRAQARDGNAQSAVSVFKRPSAVAFARVQEALDALVDGTMADAGAVADQGAEVYNSAHVMVLGGVTLCTLLALGFGAVLVRGISRPILDVASALERLAARDFSASFEAGLGEGRRDEIGRMATAARVFRDTMIDTERLQQEQERLKTAAAEERRRELRTLADGFEATVKRLVEALSASTAEMAAASTAMAEGAAETARHSDAVSSAAGRASANVDSVAAATAELSASFAGIARLVADSAGIAADATRDAERSTAVMGSLAEAAEEIGKVVDMISGIAGQTNLLAL; encoded by the coding sequence ATGGCCGGCGCCTTCGGCCTGTTCACGCTCAGCCGGCTGGAAATTCTAAACAATGCTGCCGAAACCATGCGCAGCCGGTCGCTGCCGGCGACCCAGTTGGCCGCTCAACTGACCTCCGCCGCGCAGAGTCATCGCATCGCGGAAGCCGCCTATGCGCTCGCCACCAACGAGATGCAGGTGAACCAGGCGGAAAAGGGCTGGACCGAAGCCGTGGCCGAGGTCACGGCCCGCCGGCAGGACGCCGGCACCCGCTTTGCCGCCGGCGAAGGAGCGGCGCGGCTGGCGGCGTTCGACGAGGCCTGGACCGCCTATGCCGCCGCCGCCGACCGGGTGCGCGCCCAGGCCCGCGACGGCAACGCCCAGTCCGCCGTCAGCGTCTTCAAGCGCCCCAGCGCCGTCGCCTTTGCCCGCGTGCAGGAAGCTCTGGACGCGCTGGTCGACGGCACGATGGCCGATGCCGGCGCCGTCGCCGACCAGGGGGCGGAGGTCTACAACAGCGCCCACGTCATGGTTCTGGGCGGGGTGACGCTCTGCACCCTGCTGGCGCTCGGGTTCGGCGCCGTGCTGGTGCGCGGCATTTCGCGCCCGATCCTCGACGTGGCGAGCGCCCTGGAGCGGCTGGCCGCCCGCGATTTCTCCGCCAGTTTCGAGGCCGGTCTTGGGGAGGGCCGCCGCGACGAGATCGGCCGCATGGCGACCGCCGCCCGCGTCTTCCGCGACACCATGATCGACACCGAACGCCTCCAGCAGGAGCAGGAGCGGCTGAAGACCGCCGCCGCCGAGGAGCGCCGCCGCGAACTGCGCACCCTGGCCGACGGCTTCGAGGCGACGGTGAAGCGGCTGGTCGAAGCGCTGTCGGCCTCCACCGCCGAGATGGCCGCCGCCTCCACCGCGATGGCCGAGGGAGCCGCGGAGACCGCGCGCCATTCCGACGCGGTGTCGTCGGCCGCCGGCCGCGCCTCGGCCAATGTCGACAGCGTCGCCGCCGCCACCGCCGAGCTGTCTGCCAGCTTCGCCGGCATCGCCCGTCTGGTCGCCGATTCCGCCGGCATCGCCGCCGACGCCACCCGCGACGCCGAACGCAGCACCGCGGTGATGGGCAGCCTCGCCGAGGCGGCGGAGGAGATCGGCAAAGTGGTGGACATGATTTCCGGCATCGCCGGCCAGACCAACCTGCTGGCGCT
- a CDS encoding endonuclease/exonuclease/phosphatase family protein: MADTLFRIATFNLENLDDDADEPPFEARIATLRPQLERLEADILCLQEVDAQHPVKSEPRILRALTRLLAGTRYAEYHVTAGDAPSPADRHNPVIVSRWPIRAARLLRHHLVPPARVRLATADPASDTETEVGWDRPVLHAEVELPGGSILHVFDLHLRAPIAAPVPGQKAGAQTWKTAAGWAEGFYLASIKRTGQALETRMAVDRLFDADPDALIVVAGDCNADLEQTAVRIIRAAPDFTGNPELANRVLEPLEQAIPDERRYTVLHAGTPVLLDHLMTSPRLTGRLREVAIHNEGLTDEVDHADEPSPVSYHAPVVASFAL, translated from the coding sequence ATGGCCGACACGCTGTTCCGGATCGCCACCTTCAACCTGGAAAACCTGGACGACGATGCCGACGAGCCGCCCTTCGAGGCGCGGATCGCCACCCTGCGCCCGCAGCTGGAACGGCTGGAGGCCGATATCCTCTGTCTGCAGGAGGTCGATGCCCAGCACCCGGTCAAGAGCGAGCCGCGGATCCTGCGCGCGCTCACCCGGCTGCTGGCGGGCACGCGCTATGCGGAGTATCACGTCACCGCAGGCGACGCCCCGTCGCCGGCCGACCGCCACAACCCGGTGATCGTCAGCCGCTGGCCGATCAGGGCGGCGCGGCTGCTGCGCCACCATCTGGTGCCGCCGGCCCGCGTGCGGCTCGCCACCGCAGATCCGGCCTCCGATACCGAGACCGAGGTCGGCTGGGACCGGCCGGTGCTGCATGCCGAGGTGGAGCTGCCGGGCGGCAGCATCCTGCATGTCTTCGACCTGCATCTGCGCGCGCCCATCGCCGCCCCGGTGCCGGGGCAGAAGGCGGGCGCCCAGACCTGGAAGACGGCGGCCGGCTGGGCGGAAGGCTTCTATCTCGCCTCGATCAAGCGGACGGGGCAGGCGCTGGAGACGCGCATGGCGGTCGACCGGCTGTTCGACGCCGATCCCGACGCGCTGATCGTGGTTGCCGGCGACTGCAACGCCGACCTGGAGCAGACCGCCGTCCGCATCATCCGCGCCGCCCCGGACTTCACCGGCAACCCGGAGCTGGCGAACCGCGTGCTGGAGCCGCTTGAGCAGGCGATCCCGGACGAGCGGCGCTACACCGTCCTGCATGCCGGCACCCCGGTGCTGCTGGACCATTTGATGACCTCGCCCCGGCTGACCGGGCGGCTGCGGGAGGTCGCCATCCACAACGAGGGCTTGACCGACGAGGTCGATCACGCCGACGAGCCCTCGCCCGTCAGCTACCACGCGCCGGTGGTGGCGAGTTTCGCGCTGTAG
- a CDS encoding glycosyl hydrolase family 17 protein, which produces MRLILILAAILVAGLANLAVWSLPNRPVPLDPPPGGKLRSVSFAPFRDGQSPLTQVFPTNAQIEEDLAALAPQVAGIRTYTSLEGLQVVPEMARRHGLQVTMGAWLSSKTEKNEAEIASLIDLANRYPDVITRVIVGNEVLLRRELTPEQVTGYIDRVKAAVKQPVSYADVWEWWLKYPQIADHVDYLTIHLLPYWEDVPAGVEGATERIRQSYRSIAQRFPGKPILVGETGWPTQGRSRGAAVPGLVNKAKFVNAFVRMAEQEGFDYNVIEAFDQEWKAKLEGTVGGHWGLYNADRTPKFSLAGPVIGNVAWPWLFAASSGLALVLLGGLSLLRRHLPGTGWVVLILLAQALSTLYVRAGFVAAHGKHYWQDTTLAVAMLALTAALVLAVLLTAHRTLASGGLAREPLVGLRHARPALTRTERVGRWSAVALGVAGLVWSLLIVYDGRYRDFPNPYLLIPAVALPALGLIRAVRRPVGTETRDALGIASLFRPAVPADDGEPRGLCGAVRRMPVESLLGFGLLLGALLTVVAEGFVPLESLIYGQLPFMEALHEVDWTLPNWEALGWAALQVVLALPFLAGVWSARRPLRRI; this is translated from the coding sequence ATGCGCCTGATCCTCATCCTCGCCGCGATCCTGGTCGCCGGCCTCGCGAATCTCGCCGTCTGGTCCCTGCCGAACCGCCCGGTGCCGCTCGATCCGCCGCCGGGCGGCAAGCTGCGCAGCGTGTCCTTCGCCCCCTTCCGCGACGGCCAGAGCCCGCTGACCCAGGTCTTTCCGACCAACGCCCAGATCGAGGAGGACCTTGCGGCCTTGGCGCCGCAGGTGGCGGGCATCCGCACCTACACCTCGCTGGAGGGGCTGCAGGTGGTGCCGGAGATGGCGCGCCGGCATGGGCTGCAGGTCACCATGGGGGCGTGGCTGTCCTCCAAGACCGAGAAGAACGAGGCGGAGATCGCGTCGCTGATCGACCTCGCCAACCGCTATCCCGACGTCATCACCCGCGTCATCGTCGGCAACGAGGTGCTGCTGCGTCGCGAGCTGACGCCGGAGCAGGTGACCGGCTACATCGACCGGGTCAAGGCGGCGGTGAAGCAGCCGGTGTCCTATGCCGATGTGTGGGAATGGTGGCTGAAATACCCGCAGATCGCGGATCATGTCGATTACCTGACCATCCACCTGCTGCCCTATTGGGAGGACGTGCCGGCCGGCGTGGAGGGCGCCACCGAGCGCATCCGCCAGAGCTACCGCAGCATCGCGCAGCGTTTTCCCGGCAAGCCGATCCTGGTCGGGGAGACCGGCTGGCCGACGCAAGGCCGCTCGCGCGGGGCCGCCGTGCCGGGGCTGGTCAACAAGGCGAAGTTCGTCAACGCCTTCGTCCGCATGGCAGAGCAGGAGGGCTTCGACTACAACGTGATCGAGGCCTTCGACCAGGAATGGAAGGCAAAGCTGGAAGGCACCGTCGGCGGCCATTGGGGCCTTTACAACGCCGACCGCACGCCGAAATTCTCGCTGGCCGGGCCGGTGATAGGCAACGTCGCCTGGCCCTGGCTGTTCGCGGCGTCGAGCGGGCTGGCGCTGGTGCTGCTGGGCGGGCTGTCGCTGCTGCGCCGCCATCTGCCGGGCACCGGCTGGGTCGTGCTGATCCTGCTGGCGCAGGCGCTGTCCACCCTCTATGTCCGCGCCGGTTTCGTGGCGGCGCATGGCAAGCATTACTGGCAGGACACCACGCTGGCCGTGGCGATGCTGGCGCTGACCGCCGCGCTGGTGCTGGCGGTGCTGCTGACCGCCCACCGCACGCTGGCGAGCGGCGGTCTGGCGCGCGAGCCGCTGGTCGGTCTGCGCCACGCCCGCCCGGCCCTGACCCGCACCGAGCGGGTGGGGCGGTGGAGCGCGGTGGCGCTGGGCGTCGCGGGGCTGGTCTGGTCGCTGCTGATCGTCTACGACGGCCGCTATCGCGATTTCCCCAACCCCTATCTGCTGATCCCGGCAGTGGCGCTGCCGGCGCTGGGGCTGATCCGCGCCGTCCGCCGCCCGGTGGGAACGGAAACGCGCGACGCGCTGGGCATCGCCAGCCTGTTCCGCCCGGCGGTCCCCGCGGACGATGGCGAGCCGCGCGGGCTGTGCGGCGCCGTCCGCCGCATGCCGGTGGAGTCGCTGCTGGGCTTCGGGCTGCTGCTGGGTGCGCTGCTGACCGTGGTGGCCGAGGGTTTCGTCCCGCTCGAATCGCTGATCTA